The Cucumis melo cultivar AY chromosome 5, USDA_Cmelo_AY_1.0, whole genome shotgun sequence genome has a segment encoding these proteins:
- the LOC127149486 gene encoding vacuolar protein-sorting-associated protein 33 homolog, whose translation MAWIGEWLVGMLVFFWSCQLLEPLQSPLPNRLFTFGAIPNVRAKGRASVRVADILNHLQTEEPINSNDMVVPEINTLILIFREVDVVTPMCSQLKYEGVRARESCYNNTSIHKANS comes from the exons ATGGCATGGATCG GAGAATGGTTAGTTGGAATGTTAGTTTTCTTTTGGAGCTGTCAGCTTTTGGAGCCATTGCAGAGCCCTCTACCTAATCGCTTG TTTACCTTTGGGGCAATACCAAATGTGAGGGCCAAAGGGAGAGCATCAGTACGTGTTGCTGACATTCTAAATCATTTGCAAACAGAGGAACCTATTAACTCAAATGAT ATGGTTGTGCCAGAGATAAATACACTCATTCTTATATTTAGGGAG GTGGACGTGGTCACTCCCATGTGTTCTCAGTTGAAATATGAAGGTGTTAGGGCCCGAGAATCCTGTTACAATAATACCAGCATACACAAAGCTAACAGCTAA